AAGATCTTCAGCGAGCGGAGGCGGAAGTCGCGCATCCACGCCGGCTCTTTCTTCATCTCGGAGATTTGCTCGACGATCGTGCGGTTCAGCCCCTTCGCGGCGCGGAACACGTCGTGCGACGGCGTGATGAAGTCGTACTTGTTGATATCGCCTAAGGCGTCTTGTTCGAGCACGTCGGAGGACATGGCTATGCCTGTTGCTTACCTGACCGGACCAGAGGAATCGAGAGTCGACGGAGTTGAGAAGCCACTGCTTCAATCATCCTGTCGATACGCGAAATCCTGCGATCCTGTCAAAAAATGATTCTCTTCTGTTTCCAAATTAAACGGCGGCAGCGGTCGATTGCTGCATCTCGGCGTCGACCGCCGCGGCTTCCGGATACGCGGCGCGGATGCGGTCGTAGCCTTCGGTGTACAGTTCACGGGCGAGTTCAACGCCGCCCGTTTCGACAATGCGGCCGCCGAGCATGACGTGCGTGTAGTCAGGCGTGTTGTAGTCGAGCAGCTTGTCGTGGTGGGTGATGATCAGGATGCCCATTTCCGAGCCGCCGATCTCCGCGATGCTTTGGCTGGCGAGCTTGACCGCGTCGACGTCGAGACCGCTGTCGGTTTCGTCGAGGATCGCGAACTTTGGCCGCAGCATGGCGAGCTGCAGAATCTCGGCCCGCTTCATCTCGCCGCCGGAGAAGCCGTCGTTGACGTACCGGCGAGCGAACTCGACGTCCATCTTCAACTGATCCATCTTCTCGGTCAGTTCCTTGCGGAACTGCCGCATCGGGATCAGCTCCTCGCCTTCCTTGCGGCGCGGGTTGCGAACGTTGGTGGTCGCGTGGCGGAGGAAGTCGGCCATCTTGACGCCGGGGACCGACATCGGCCGCTGGAACGCCATGAAGATGCCGGCGCGAGCCCGCTCCGACGCGTCCATCGCCAGGACGTCTTCGCCGTTGAGTTCGATCGAGCCTTCGGTCACCTCGTAGTTCGGGTGCCCCATGATCGCGTTGCCGAGCGTGCTCTTGCCTGAGCCGTTCGGTCCCATCAGGGCGTGGATTTCGCCACGATTGATGGTGAGGTTCACGCCCCGGAGGATTGGCTTGCCTTCGACGGAGACATGGAGGTTCGTAATCTTCAGCGTTTCAGCCATCGCAACAATAATTTCACTTTCGAGACTGGTTGTGAACTAAGCAGCGAGCCGGGGCGTCTCGCCCCCGGCGCACTCAAGCTTTAGCGTTGCCAATTACCCAGTAATCTTTT
This sequence is a window from Lacipirellula parvula. Protein-coding genes within it:
- the sufC gene encoding Fe-S cluster assembly ATPase SufC, whose protein sequence is MAETLKITNLHVSVEGKPILRGVNLTINRGEIHALMGPNGSGKSTLGNAIMGHPNYEVTEGSIELNGEDVLAMDASERARAGIFMAFQRPMSVPGVKMADFLRHATTNVRNPRRKEGEELIPMRQFRKELTEKMDQLKMDVEFARRYVNDGFSGGEMKRAEILQLAMLRPKFAILDETDSGLDVDAVKLASQSIAEIGGSEMGILIITHHDKLLDYNTPDYTHVMLGGRIVETGGVELARELYTEGYDRIRAAYPEAAAVDAEMQQSTAAAV